A window of Ignavibacterium sp. contains these coding sequences:
- a CDS encoding ATP-binding cassette domain-containing protein — protein sequence MLKAEIKKISIIRDEIEKTLLSNIAFTLLPNHIYTILGKNGSGKSTLIKSLTILNDKKVFRVEGKIFWDNIDLLTASDEELISIRKNQIRYVFQDCVNSFDPLKRIGYYFDTMLNNKNELNDLLEYFNLPEEKLLGKLYPYELSGGMAQRISVVLAAIAKPKLLILDEPTSAADTAIINLLIHFLHDYVSKHNSTALIVTQDLLFAQKVSDMIAEIKDNSLTEFESNIIDGNK from the coding sequence ATGCTTAAGGCAGAAATCAAAAAGATTTCCATAATCAGAGATGAAATTGAAAAGACACTATTAAGCAATATTGCTTTTACACTCCTACCAAATCATATCTATACAATACTTGGCAAAAACGGAAGCGGAAAATCTACTTTAATTAAATCATTAACTATACTTAATGATAAAAAAGTTTTCAGAGTTGAGGGAAAGATTTTCTGGGACAATATAGATTTATTGACAGCAAGCGATGAAGAATTAATTTCAATCAGAAAAAATCAAATCAGATATGTTTTTCAGGATTGTGTCAATTCTTTTGATCCATTAAAAAGAATAGGATATTATTTTGATACGATGCTCAATAATAAAAACGAGCTTAATGATTTGTTAGAATATTTTAATCTTCCTGAAGAAAAACTGCTTGGTAAATTATATCCATACGAATTGAGCGGAGGAATGGCGCAAAGAATTTCTGTCGTGCTGGCAGCAATTGCAAAACCAAAATTACTAATACTTGATGAACCAACTTCAGCAGCTGATACGGCAATAATTAATTTATTAATTCATTTCCTGCACGATTATGTTTCCAAACACAATAGTACTGCTCTGATTGTTACTCAGGACTTATTGTTTGCCCAAAAAGTTAGTGATATGATAGCTGAAATTAAGGATAACTCCTTAACTGAATTTGAATCAAATATTATCGATGGAAATAAATGA
- a CDS encoding ABC transporter substrate-binding protein, with protein MKFYFPLLLLLLISASCEKEEINKSSRVVIAIQSEPETLNPIYAFGINEGVITDHLFLYLLDLKWNEKKGDVEAFPMLAESWQWNSDSTSIDIYLRKDAKWSDGKTISVYDVIYSFDIYSDREVQSRFYGMFKNFYHNEKGEVNLGKTFAVKDSFHLIINFLPDKVISLFDLAFPIIPKHIYEKLNRSEIQTAEINFNPVTSGPYKLKKWERNQFIILESDKNSFLYDDSMIDEVIFKIIPDYNSILTQLKKGEVDFAEDIRPSDAKQLSAQKNLKLASVKGRQYDYVGWNNIDGKYFSETKKIKPHKFFGDKKVRQALSYAINRKEILDQYLLGFGSLCNSPISEIFINEYDNSLEGFEYNPDRAKELLKEAGWIDKDKNGILEKDKMEFSFTLNIPSGNPLREYAATVIKNNLKQVGIDVKVEKVEFGVLMDALLNRKIDAWILAWFVPLPIDLKSYWYSDLNQTQMNFVGYQSNEADKIILELEKKHSHNDYVDLMKRFQKIISEDQPVTFLYWFDNVVCYNNRIKDITINPFGSIQRIWEWRLEN; from the coding sequence TTGAAATTTTATTTCCCTCTTTTGTTGTTGCTTTTGATTTCTGCCTCTTGCGAAAAGGAAGAAATTAATAAATCATCACGAGTTGTTATTGCAATTCAATCTGAACCAGAAACACTTAATCCGATTTATGCATTCGGTATAAATGAAGGAGTAATTACTGATCATCTTTTTCTGTATTTGCTTGATTTAAAGTGGAACGAAAAAAAAGGAGATGTAGAAGCTTTTCCAATGCTTGCAGAAAGCTGGCAGTGGAATTCAGATTCAACTTCTATTGATATTTATCTGAGAAAAGATGCTAAATGGTCCGACGGAAAAACAATTTCTGTTTATGATGTTATTTATTCTTTTGATATTTATTCTGATAGGGAAGTTCAAAGCAGATTTTATGGAATGTTCAAAAACTTTTATCATAATGAAAAAGGAGAAGTTAATCTCGGAAAAACTTTTGCTGTAAAAGACTCTTTTCATCTGATAATTAATTTCCTGCCAGATAAAGTAATCTCTTTATTTGATTTGGCTTTCCCTATCATTCCAAAACACATTTATGAAAAACTAAACAGAAGTGAAATTCAAACAGCAGAAATAAATTTTAATCCGGTTACAAGTGGACCTTATAAACTTAAGAAGTGGGAAAGAAATCAGTTCATAATACTTGAATCTGATAAAAATTCTTTTCTTTATGATGATAGTATGATTGATGAAGTGATTTTCAAAATTATTCCGGATTACAATTCAATATTAACTCAACTAAAAAAAGGTGAAGTTGATTTTGCTGAAGACATTCGTCCTTCGGATGCAAAACAATTGAGTGCTCAGAAAAATTTAAAATTAGCTTCTGTAAAAGGAAGACAATATGATTATGTGGGTTGGAATAATATTGATGGAAAATATTTTTCTGAAACAAAGAAAATAAAACCGCACAAATTTTTTGGTGACAAAAAAGTTAGACAGGCATTATCCTATGCAATTAACAGAAAAGAAATTCTTGATCAATATCTCTTGGGTTTTGGTTCTTTGTGTAATTCTCCAATCTCGGAAATATTTATAAACGAATACGATAATTCATTAGAAGGATTTGAATATAATCCTGACAGAGCAAAAGAACTTTTAAAAGAAGCTGGTTGGATAGACAAAGATAAAAACGGAATTCTTGAAAAAGATAAAATGGAATTTTCATTTACACTTAACATTCCTTCAGGAAATCCATTGCGTGAATATGCTGCAACAGTAATCAAAAACAATCTGAAACAGGTTGGTATTGATGTTAAAGTTGAGAAGGTGGAGTTTGGAGTTTTGATGGATGCATTGCTTAACAGAAAAATTGATGCATGGATTCTTGCCTGGTTTGTTCCGCTTCCAATTGATCTCAAATCGTATTGGTACTCTGACCTCAATCAAACGCAAATGAATTTTGTCGGTTACCAAAGTAATGAAGCTGATAAAATTATTCTTGAGTTGGAGAAAAAACATTCACACAATGATTATGTAGATTTGATGAAGCGGTTTCAGAAAATAATTTCAGAAGATCAGCCGGTAACATTTCTATATTGGTTTGATAATGTGGTTTGCTACAATAACCGGATTAAAGATATTACTATTAATCCCTTCGGATCTATTCAACGAATCTGGGAATGGAGATTAGAGAATTAA
- a CDS encoding ABC transporter permease, producing MTKEKLYLILKRLLSSFLILFLVITLVFILIRISPGDPSLKYISPKLSPELAQEVRKSFNIDEPIFFQYINFLKNIFTGNFGISYEYRMPVLKVISEFLPVTLMLALFSILIQLSLGYYTALLSIKRKGGFIDKLFKKSSIILYVTPGFVLGLILVFLFAVQLDILPSNGFKSIYFDDLSFIGKIKDIASHLILPLLTLSLPGAALFFNYFRDGIEDVMNKDFILYLKSSGFSDKIILRKHVLPNSLKPILSVAGIELGFLLSGTLVTEVIFSLPGMGRLMIASILSRDFPMVIACAYISALFIILSNFIFDLIKVKIDRRIWKEILS from the coding sequence ATGACAAAAGAAAAGTTATATTTAATTCTTAAAAGATTACTTTCATCATTCTTGATATTGTTTCTTGTAATCACTCTGGTATTTATTCTAATCAGAATTTCGCCGGGCGATCCATCACTAAAGTACATCTCACCAAAGCTCAGTCCTGAACTTGCACAGGAAGTCAGAAAATCTTTCAATATTGATGAACCAATTTTTTTTCAGTACATAAATTTTCTGAAAAATATTTTTACCGGCAATTTCGGAATTTCGTACGAATACAGAATGCCTGTTCTGAAAGTTATTTCTGAGTTTCTACCGGTTACTTTAATGCTTGCTTTGTTCAGCATATTAATTCAGCTGTCGCTTGGATATTATACTGCTTTACTTTCAATAAAAAGAAAAGGTGGTTTCATTGATAAACTTTTCAAGAAATCATCAATCATTTTGTATGTTACTCCTGGCTTTGTGCTTGGATTGATTTTGGTTTTCTTATTCGCTGTGCAACTTGATATCCTTCCATCAAATGGATTTAAATCTATCTACTTTGATGATCTATCATTTATTGGAAAGATAAAAGATATTGCTTCTCATCTCATTTTGCCTTTATTAACTTTATCATTACCTGGAGCAGCTTTGTTTTTTAATTACTTCAGAGATGGAATTGAAGATGTTATGAATAAAGATTTTATCCTTTATCTGAAATCAAGTGGTTTTAGTGATAAAATAATTTTAAGAAAACATGTTCTTCCAAATTCGCTCAAACCAATATTATCAGTTGCAGGAATTGAACTTGGATTTTTATTAAGTGGAACTCTGGTTACAGAAGTGATTTTCAGTCTGCCGGGTATGGGAAGATTAATGATTGCTTCAATTCTGAGCAGAGATTTTCCAATGGTTATTGCCTGTGCTTATATATCAGCTTTATTTATAATTTTATCAAACTTCATCTTCGATTTAATCAAGGTTAAAATTGACAGAAGAATCTGGAAGGAAATTTTAAGTTGA
- a CDS encoding ABC transporter permease has product MKKFNKIKLWHFVLFVWIILLIFRVDLLIQTVELFWLTVILIFKNFEFLSSHISFQLIDSLFALAVMFIIPSLLLSSKFRNKFLGAEINFSRCFIILLVYSFFVPTLITREHPDYQKNISEIKLLSPLSNIYQIELSTKDSPTSDSIEEKFLLVKEKVLLKEFDENKIFVRSYSLKQNSYRFNSGGGSTDLSVDKVKSIKSELVLLGTDEFGRDIFSRLIFGERISIFIGMMAVIISLLLGLVLGYIASTGNAIINTVLNRLTDLFLSFPSIFLVILVLALFGNNLLSVIVVLGFSGWMSLYKIVSSEVASVKQKDFFITAQKIGLSNSELLAKEIIPVIIIPVTVNLVFQFSNVILAESSLSFLGLGAGSEYPSWGAMIEKGQEYISEAWWMIFIPGIVLVLTLLSFHNIAKEVNKFFNPKIS; this is encoded by the coding sequence TTGAAGAAGTTTAATAAAATAAAATTATGGCACTTTGTTCTGTTCGTTTGGATAATACTTCTGATATTCAGAGTTGATTTACTTATTCAAACAGTAGAGCTTTTCTGGTTAACTGTTATTTTAATTTTTAAAAACTTTGAATTCCTTTCTTCACACATCAGTTTTCAACTAATTGATTCTCTATTTGCTCTTGCAGTTATGTTTATTATTCCTTCTCTTCTTTTATCATCAAAATTCAGAAACAAATTTCTAGGGGCAGAAATTAATTTCAGCAGATGTTTTATCATTTTATTGGTTTATAGTTTTTTTGTCCCAACTTTAATTACAAGGGAACATCCGGATTATCAAAAAAATATTTCTGAAATAAAATTACTTTCACCACTGAGTAACATTTATCAAATTGAGTTAAGTACAAAAGATTCACCAACATCTGATTCTATTGAAGAAAAATTTTTACTAGTTAAAGAAAAAGTTTTGTTGAAAGAATTTGACGAGAATAAAATTTTTGTCAGAAGCTATTCATTAAAACAGAATTCGTATCGTTTCAATTCAGGTGGTGGAAGTACTGATTTATCTGTTGATAAAGTTAAATCTATTAAGTCAGAATTGGTACTTCTTGGAACGGATGAATTTGGCAGAGATATTTTTTCAAGATTAATTTTCGGTGAACGGATTTCTATCTTTATCGGAATGATGGCTGTAATCATATCATTATTACTCGGATTGGTTTTGGGATATATTGCTTCAACAGGCAATGCAATCATCAACACAGTTTTGAATCGTCTGACTGATTTGTTCTTGTCATTTCCTTCAATATTTTTAGTTATACTTGTGCTGGCATTGTTTGGAAATAATTTATTATCTGTAATAGTCGTATTAGGATTTTCGGGTTGGATGAGTTTATATAAAATTGTCAGTTCAGAAGTTGCATCGGTAAAGCAGAAAGATTTTTTTATCACAGCACAAAAAATTGGTTTGAGTAATTCAGAGTTGCTAGCGAAGGAAATAATTCCTGTAATAATAATTCCTGTTACTGTTAATCTGGTTTTTCAATTCAGCAATGTAATTCTTGCTGAGTCTTCATTAAGTTTTTTAGGTTTAGGAGCAGGCAGTGAATATCCCTCGTGGGGAGCGATGATTGAAAAAGGACAGGAATATATTTCAGAAGCGTGGTGGATGATTTTTATTCCGGGAATTGTTCTTGTTTTAACTTTGCTTTCATTTCATAATATTGCAAAAGAAGTTAATAAATTCTTTAACCCGAAGATCAGTTAG
- a CDS encoding serine/threonine-protein kinase yields MINNRYIIKKKLGEGRSKVFSAIDSEFPDKEIAIKFLPVSAKPDEKDFFREEFFRIKKFDHPNIIKAFEFGTVVTKDAEDLEIEYGSDFITLEYFPSKELLAYTELIDERKLKQILKQLCAVLYYLHQSNYIYYDLKPENILVSVNGNNPQIKLIDFGLAEYQLTELNIEVRGTAHYIAPELLKREHHDHTVDLYSLGILLYRIVYGRFPFSADSEVEIYKAQIEQQFIFPPSRYSRELISVIKKLLNKDASLRYQNSLQVLEELGIEINIEITKDFLPAKIFTNRKDAVNIIRSYLADIKNNEIYCVKGAEGSGKTALFIEIYENFENTILIENFSAKSGIDAVKYIFKKIFYSKTIYDNYTRELLQDLPSLFDSNKEEFVQKIKVFADSALKNSNPIILIDDFNLYDDFVKDVLKEVLPVFQINNVKILLSENANLDSSINLFANIREFQISHFTDSQLADFIEISYWQNFPKRELKKIIGLYSDLLPGNIKQFIKDLIVLGILKYSGKEITFSVSEELEIALRSSNEEIYRIRLSNLTAEELKLAQLISAFEIGIDQMALAGLLGINSDKLKELINGLEKKNIIDSLNLSNTPRINSVSFKSYIYSTISSKTKYHLVIANTIKKLFPNFNTIELARQYELAGEYEKSAEVLKKEIETAEKISAFAYKKSLLEKVLSFDLNEDTKQEFLIELVRTNYKLSDYKSVIENFEKIKIEKLNVELKNELKFVAAVGYKNTQKFEIAKNLFNELYKNDDIKLKNRILFEFADLEFDFGNFDKVISYIDEIRKSFDLLDSEDKGRLLNIQGLVEYNWNKNIENAIKLINEAIAEFEKTLSFGKLAGIYLNLAYINHSLGDKDEAQKCISRALEINIKLGNYEQQAAIQMNQGVMFLDDLKFEEAIQLLKNAKALFRVQNNKYLEGLCYANLGEAYLNSCDFQNAYESLIEAQEKFSLVGNVDEELRVLFLLGKFWFTIGDESELEKIINQFEYYSYTRSFLTDEHANTYEFLKLMSMILKDERIPVDQVINLLDKVDENNQSLFGDLFFVILERFCYNNRTNDSLYIIKHSGFSKLDNGSNYFTAYIDFINGLIVRYDKIEGMKSPLEYFESAYSKLENESISELTWKVLVAITEMYLERGNYHRAKKPRLYALELINLIADSISNPRIRVKFLEKKERKNALEILKKLSDKVKENELQQN; encoded by the coding sequence GTGATAAACAATCGTTACATAATTAAGAAAAAACTTGGAGAAGGACGCAGTAAGGTTTTCTCTGCGATTGATTCTGAATTCCCGGACAAAGAAATAGCTATAAAATTTTTACCTGTTAGTGCTAAGCCAGATGAAAAAGATTTTTTCCGCGAAGAGTTTTTCAGAATAAAGAAATTTGATCACCCCAACATTATAAAAGCATTCGAATTCGGTACAGTTGTAACTAAAGATGCTGAAGATTTAGAGATTGAGTATGGCTCCGACTTCATTACTCTCGAATATTTTCCATCCAAAGAATTATTAGCTTATACAGAACTGATTGATGAAAGAAAATTAAAACAAATTCTTAAACAGCTTTGTGCAGTTCTTTACTATCTGCACCAATCAAACTACATTTATTATGATTTAAAGCCCGAAAACATTTTAGTAAGCGTAAATGGAAACAATCCGCAGATAAAACTAATTGATTTCGGACTTGCTGAATATCAGTTAACCGAGCTGAATATCGAAGTAAGAGGAACAGCACATTACATCGCTCCTGAATTACTGAAACGGGAACATCACGATCATACTGTTGATTTATATTCGCTTGGAATTTTGCTTTACAGAATTGTTTACGGAAGATTTCCATTTTCAGCAGATAGTGAAGTTGAAATATACAAAGCACAAATTGAACAACAATTTATTTTTCCACCTTCGAGATATTCAAGAGAGCTCATTTCGGTAATTAAAAAACTTTTAAATAAAGATGCTTCTCTCAGATATCAGAATAGTCTTCAGGTATTGGAAGAACTGGGAATTGAAATTAACATTGAGATAACAAAAGATTTTCTGCCGGCGAAAATTTTTACCAATAGAAAAGATGCAGTGAATATTATTCGCTCGTATCTCGCTGATATAAAGAATAATGAAATTTATTGTGTTAAAGGTGCAGAAGGTTCGGGAAAGACTGCATTGTTCATCGAGATATATGAAAATTTTGAAAACACAATATTAATTGAAAACTTCAGCGCTAAGTCAGGTATTGATGCAGTAAAGTATATCTTCAAAAAAATATTTTATTCAAAAACTATTTATGATAACTACACAAGAGAACTTCTGCAGGATTTGCCTTCTTTGTTCGACAGTAACAAAGAAGAGTTTGTTCAGAAGATTAAAGTTTTTGCCGATTCAGCATTAAAAAATTCAAACCCAATTATTCTAATAGATGACTTCAATCTTTATGATGATTTTGTAAAAGATGTTTTGAAAGAAGTTCTCCCAGTATTTCAGATAAACAATGTTAAAATATTATTATCTGAAAATGCAAACTTAGATTCCTCAATAAATCTCTTTGCTAATATCAGGGAATTTCAAATTTCTCATTTTACTGATAGTCAGCTTGCTGATTTTATTGAAATCAGTTACTGGCAGAATTTCCCCAAAAGAGAATTAAAAAAGATAATCGGACTTTACTCTGATTTATTACCAGGTAATATTAAACAGTTTATAAAAGATCTGATTGTTCTTGGAATTTTAAAGTATTCCGGCAAAGAGATTACATTCAGTGTTTCTGAAGAGCTTGAGATTGCATTAAGAAGTTCAAATGAAGAAATTTATCGTATAAGGTTAAGCAATCTTACCGCAGAAGAATTGAAACTTGCACAACTGATTTCTGCATTTGAAATCGGAATAGATCAGATGGCTCTTGCCGGATTGCTTGGTATTAATTCGGATAAATTAAAAGAACTTATCAACGGACTTGAAAAGAAAAATATTATTGACTCACTGAACCTGAGTAATACACCTCGCATTAATTCCGTAAGCTTTAAAAGTTATATTTATTCTACAATCAGTTCTAAAACAAAATATCATTTAGTTATTGCTAATACGATAAAGAAACTTTTCCCGAATTTTAATACTATTGAATTAGCCAGACAGTATGAACTTGCAGGTGAGTATGAAAAAAGTGCCGAAGTACTTAAAAAAGAAATTGAAACTGCAGAAAAAATCTCAGCATTCGCATACAAAAAATCATTGCTTGAAAAAGTTCTTAGCTTTGACCTAAACGAAGATACGAAGCAGGAATTTTTAATTGAGCTTGTAAGAACAAATTATAAGTTAAGTGATTACAAATCTGTGATTGAAAATTTTGAAAAAATTAAAATTGAAAAGTTAAATGTTGAGCTTAAAAATGAATTGAAATTTGTTGCTGCCGTTGGTTATAAAAATACTCAAAAATTTGAAATAGCAAAAAACTTATTTAATGAACTGTATAAAAATGATGATATCAAATTAAAGAACAGAATTCTTTTTGAGTTTGCTGATTTGGAGTTTGATTTTGGGAATTTTGATAAGGTAATTTCGTACATTGATGAAATAAGAAAAAGTTTTGATCTCTTAGATTCAGAAGATAAAGGTCGATTACTTAATATACAGGGGCTTGTTGAGTACAATTGGAATAAAAATATAGAAAATGCTATTAAACTTATTAATGAAGCAATCGCTGAATTTGAGAAGACCTTATCCTTTGGAAAATTAGCTGGTATTTATTTAAATCTTGCCTATATCAATCACTCATTGGGCGATAAAGACGAAGCCCAAAAATGTATCTCTAGAGCATTAGAAATAAATATTAAATTGGGTAATTATGAACAACAAGCAGCCATTCAAATGAATCAGGGAGTTATGTTTTTAGATGATCTTAAGTTCGAAGAGGCAATCCAATTATTAAAAAATGCTAAAGCATTGTTCAGAGTTCAGAATAACAAATATCTCGAAGGTCTATGTTATGCAAATTTAGGGGAAGCATATCTGAATTCATGCGATTTTCAAAATGCTTATGAATCATTGATTGAGGCACAGGAAAAATTTAGTTTGGTTGGAAATGTTGATGAAGAATTAAGAGTTCTTTTCTTACTGGGGAAATTTTGGTTTACTATTGGTGACGAATCCGAATTGGAAAAAATCATTAATCAATTTGAATACTATTCTTACACAAGGTCTTTTTTAACAGACGAACATGCAAATACTTATGAATTCTTGAAATTGATGTCAATGATTTTAAAGGACGAACGGATTCCTGTTGACCAGGTAATTAATCTGCTTGATAAGGTAGATGAAAATAATCAGAGTTTATTTGGAGACTTATTCTTTGTAATTCTTGAAAGATTTTGTTATAACAACAGAACAAATGATTCGCTGTACATTATTAAACATTCAGGATTCAGTAAGTTAGACAATGGAAGTAATTACTTTACAGCTTATATTGACTTTATTAACGGGCTAATAGTTCGTTACGACAAGATTGAAGGTATGAAATCTCCTTTGGAATATTTCGAATCTGCATACTCTAAATTGGAAAATGAAAGCATAAGTGAATTAACCTGGAAAGTTCTTGTTGCTATAACGGAAATGTATCTTGAAAGAGGTAACTATCACCGCGCAAAGAAACCCAGACTTTATGCATTGGAGCTTATAAATTTAATAGCAGATTCTATTTCAAATCCGAGAATAAGAGTTAAATTTCTGGAAAAAAAAGAAAGAAAAAATGCTCTGGAAATCCTCAAAAAACTAAGTGATAAAGTAAAAGAAAATGAACTCCAACAAAATTAA
- a CDS encoding sigma-54 dependent transcriptional regulator, whose protein sequence is MNSNKIKIKIFSDSDDMVMLNSALKQIELDSIPIVYTNVKYFVPEENAIIIIQPESLDSKMLFEIGPQVKEHPNKFLAVVSNNNALLVSTIVKFGINDVFVFPYEIMKFVNRLKELILNKIYLTNKDSDPSLSQSQYDFQFIIGESPSFTKVVSLAKRVSENSQSNVLLLGETGTGKGIFARAIHHNSKFKYEPFVDIVCTAIPETLLESELFGYEAGAFTGARIRKYGLFEIAGNGTLFLDEIGDISLNLQAKLLRAIEKKVIKRIGGVVDIPINARIISATNKNLVKMVEEGTFRRDLYHRLNVVTIEIPPLRERREDIIPLADYFINEFNREFGKSIKKVQPHLKHFLLGYTWPGNVRELRNAIERAVLLTDQDELKMTDFSNIIKSAPIHAEVSNTAEEIPPQVIRLDLNYATTDLKRLSKYYAIQVLEKVGGNKSQAARFLGVSRPKLDALLSKKKR, encoded by the coding sequence ATGAACTCCAACAAAATTAAAATAAAAATATTTTCTGATAGCGATGATATGGTAATGCTGAATTCAGCATTGAAGCAGATAGAACTGGACAGTATTCCAATTGTTTATACGAATGTAAAATATTTTGTTCCGGAAGAGAATGCTATAATAATTATCCAACCTGAATCACTCGATTCAAAAATGTTGTTTGAGATAGGTCCGCAGGTTAAAGAACATCCTAATAAATTCCTTGCTGTAGTTAGTAACAATAATGCGCTTCTGGTCAGTACAATTGTAAAGTTTGGGATCAATGATGTATTTGTATTTCCTTATGAAATAATGAAATTTGTTAATCGTTTGAAGGAGCTCATTCTAAATAAAATTTATCTGACTAATAAAGATAGCGATCCATCTTTGTCTCAAAGTCAATATGATTTTCAGTTTATTATTGGAGAATCACCTTCATTTACTAAAGTAGTTTCATTAGCCAAACGGGTCTCTGAAAACAGCCAGTCAAATGTTTTATTATTAGGTGAGACGGGAACAGGAAAAGGAATTTTTGCAAGAGCAATTCATCATAACAGCAAATTCAAATACGAACCTTTTGTCGATATTGTTTGCACCGCAATACCTGAAACTCTGCTTGAGTCAGAGTTATTTGGTTATGAAGCAGGAGCGTTCACTGGTGCAAGAATAAGAAAATATGGTTTATTTGAAATAGCTGGAAACGGCACTTTATTCCTGGATGAAATAGGTGACATAAGTTTGAATCTTCAGGCAAAATTGTTAAGAGCAATCGAAAAAAAAGTTATCAAAAGAATTGGTGGTGTAGTTGATATCCCTATAAATGCCCGCATAATTTCAGCTACTAATAAAAATCTTGTTAAAATGGTTGAAGAAGGTACATTTAGAAGGGATCTTTATCATCGACTTAATGTTGTGACCATAGAAATTCCTCCTTTAAGAGAAAGAAGGGAAGATATAATTCCTCTTGCTGATTACTTTATTAATGAATTTAATAGAGAGTTTGGAAAATCAATAAAGAAAGTTCAACCTCATCTTAAACATTTTTTGTTGGGTTATACCTGGCCAGGCAATGTGAGGGAGTTGAGAAATGCTATCGAGAGAGCTGTGCTTTTAACTGATCAGGATGAATTGAAGATGACAGATTTTTCCAATATTATAAAATCAGCACCTATTCATGCAGAAGTTTCAAACACTGCAGAAGAAATTCCACCTCAGGTAATTCGTCTCGATTTAAATTATGCCACTACAGACTTAAAAAGGTTATCAAAGTATTATGCTATTCAGGTATTGGAAAAAGTTGGAGGAAATAAGTCTCAGGCAGCCAGATTCCTTGGAGTTTCAAGGCCAAAGCTTGATGCACTTTTATCAAAGAAAAAGCGATAA